From the Solanum pennellii chromosome 4, SPENNV200 genome, one window contains:
- the LOC107018226 gene encoding 40S ribosomal protein S15a-1, whose translation MVRVSVLNDALKSMYNAEKRGKRQVMIRPSSKVIIKFLIVMQKHGYIGEFEYVDDHRSGKIVVELNGRLNKCGVISPRFDVGVKEIEGWTARLLPSRQFGYIVLTTSAGIMDHEEARRKNVGGKVLGFFY comes from the exons ATGGTCAGAGTCAGTGTGCTGAATGATGCTCTCAAGAGCATGTACAATGCTGAAAAGAGGGGAAAGCGTCAGGTCATGATTAGACCTTCATCAAAAGTCATCATCAAGTTCCTCATTGTTATGCAGAAGCATG GTTACATTGGAGAATTTGAGTACGTCGACGATCATAGGTCCGGAAAGATTGTTGTCGAACTGAATGGAAGACTAAACAAGTGTGGTGTCATTAGTCCTCGCTTCGATGTTGGAGTCAAGGAGATTGAAGGATGGACTGCTAGATTGCTCCCTTCACGACAG TTCGGGTACATTGTGCTGACTACCTCAGCTGGTATCATGGACCATGAAGAGGCTAGGAGAAAGAATGTTGGTGGAAAAGTTCttggtttcttttattga